Below is a genomic region from Jiangella gansuensis DSM 44835.
CGGAGCCTCGCCGGGCCAGGTGAAGCAGGGTTAGCGCGGCCGTAGCGGCGCGAACACGCGCAGGGCGCGCGGGACGAGGTCGAAGGTCCGCGGCAACGGGCCGAGCCGTTCGCCGTCGACGTAGGCCGTGATGCCGGGCGCGTCGAGCTTGACCCGCCGCGCCCGGCGCACCGACACGAACGGGTAGCCGGTGTAGGTGCCCCGCCGGACCCGGCGGAACGCTCGTACCAGCGTCAACCTGCTGACCGGCGCGACGATGACCACGTCGAACAGGCCGTTGTCGAGTTCGGCCCCCGGAGTCATGCGCAGTCCGCCGCCGTAGGACGGCAGGTTCCCGACGGCGACGAGCATCGCCTCGACGTCGGTGACCTCGCCGTCCAGCTCCAGGTGGTACGGAATGGGCCGGAACACGCCCAGCTCGGCGAAAGTGGCGATGTCGTAGCGGCGCGGCCCGCGCGGCCAGCGCATCCGGTTCACGCGGTCGTTGACCTTCGCGTCGAAGCCGGTGGCCACCACGCCGGCGAACCACTGGCCCTCGGAGCGGCCGAGGTCGACGTCGCGGTGCCGACCGCCGGCGACGACGGCCACGGCGGCCCGCGGGTCGTTCAGCGGTATGCCGAGCCCGCGGGCGAAGTCGTTGCCGGTACCGGCCGGGATGACGCCGAGCGGGGTGGTGGTACCGGCGACCGCCTGCAGGCCCAGGTGGACCATGCCGTCGCCGCCGACCACCACCAGCGCCCGGACACCGTCCTGAACGCTCTCGCGGGCGAGGTCGGCGGCCTCACGCACGTCGCGCCCGGCCAGCTCCCGGACCGTCAGCCCGGCATCAGTCAGCCGGCCGGCCGCCCGCCGGCCCGCCCGCGCGCCGCGCCCCCGACCGGCCGCCGGGTTGACCAGGAGCGCGATCTCCTCGCCCA
It encodes:
- a CDS encoding diacylglycerol kinase, yielding MGEEIALLVNPAAGRGRGARAGRRAAGRLTDAGLTVRELAGRDVREAADLARESVQDGVRALVVVGGDGMVHLGLQAVAGTTTPLGVIPAGTGNDFARGLGIPLNDPRAAVAVVAGGRHRDVDLGRSEGQWFAGVVATGFDAKVNDRVNRMRWPRGPRRYDIATFAELGVFRPIPYHLELDGEVTDVEAMLVAVGNLPSYGGGLRMTPGAELDNGLFDVVIVAPVSRLTLVRAFRRVRRGTYTGYPFVSVRRARRVKLDAPGITAYVDGERLGPLPRTFDLVPRALRVFAPLRPR